Part of the Pseudomonas sp. Leaf58 genome is shown below.
CAGACCGGCCAAATAACCCCAGTGGGCGTAGTCCTCGCGCGTGCGTCCATCAACCCCGATGAACACCATCAGCAACCCCAAGCCGAACCACAGCGAAACTTCGCGGCGCTGCTCCCAGCTGAACGGCGAGCCGAAGATCCATTCGCTCAGGTCCATCGACATGAACCACAAGGCTACGGCAATTGGCATGACGATGAACGGATAGCGGATCAGCCTCAGCATCAGCAGCCCGGCAAGCACGGTGGCCGCTTCCATCGCCAGCCAGCCGCCTTGCACATAGGTGTAGTACTGGTGATAGGTCGCCTGCGTATCACCCAGTGGCCACCAGCCGGCCAGGCGTTCGATGGCGAATACTGCCAGTGGCACGATGCTGACCGCGACCGCCGCCAGCACCCCGGCAGCAACCGGCTGGGCGCGCTTTTGCAGGTTAAGGGCGAACAGTGTGAGTAGCAGAATGTAGAGGCTGGCGATGATCAGCAGCGCCCCGTCGCCGATGCTCATCCAGGCTTCAGTGAGCAACCAGCCCATGGCCGCCATGATCAGCATGGCGCCAAAGTAGAAGGCAATATGGGCCAGCTGGAAGCTGCCACGTTGCGCCGGCTGCTGGCGCAAGTACGCCAGCAGGGCTTGGTCCTGACCGGGCTGGAGAATGCCGGCTTGCACGGCGCGCGCCAGGTCCTTGGCGTCGAAACGGTCCGTCATGGTGATGCCTTCAGATGCGGTAGGTGCTCTTGGTCATGACCTTGGCCAACAGGCTCATGCCAAAGCGAACCGGGGCAGGGAAGCGATAACCGCCGGCTTCCAGGGCAGACTCGGCGTGCTGTTCTTCATCGATGCGCATCTGTTCGAGGATGGCCCGGGACTTTTCGTCTTGCTGCGGGATTTGCTCCAGGTGCTCGTCGAGGTGCTTGCACACCTGGTGCTCGGTGGCCGCGACGAAGCCCAAGCTGACCTTGTCGCTGACCAGCCCGGCGAGTGCACCGATGCCGAACGACATGCCGTAGAACAACGGGTTGAGTACGCTCGGGTGGCTGTTCAGCTGGCGAATGCGCTGTTCGCACCAGGCCAGATGATCCACTTCTTCCTCGGCGGCGTGCTCCATGGCCTTGCGCACTTCGGGCAGCTTGGCGGTCAGGGCCTGGCCCTGATACAGCGCCTGGGCGCAGACTTCACCGGTGTGGTTGATGCGCATCAGCCCAGCCACATGGCGGGCCTGCTGGTCGTCCAGGTCAACGTCCGGCTGGACGATGGCTGGCGAGGGGCGGGCGGGTTGGCCGCTGAAGGGCAGCAAGGTGCGCATGGCGGTATCGGCCTGCAGCAACAAGCGGTCGAGCGGCGAGTAGTGACGTTCGGTAGCCATCGGGCACCTCCGCAAGAATGTGCCCGATAGTTTACCGCAATAGCGGCAGGGTCGCTTGCGGTGGATCAGCCCGGTGGCCAGTGCATCTGGCGCTGGCCAAGCACGTGCATGTGGATGTGGTAGACGGTCTGGCCGCCTTGCTCGTTGCAGTTCATGACTACGCGGAAGCCTTCCTCGCAGCCAAGTTCCCTGGCCAGGCGCTGGGCGGTGAACAGAATGTGGCCGGCCAGCCCCTTGTCTTCTTCGGTCAGGTCATTGAGGGTGCGGATGTGCTTTTTCGGGATGACCAGAAAATGCACAGGCGCCTGGGGGGCGATATCGTGGAACGCCAGAACCTGGTCGTCCTCGTAGATGATTTTCGCCGGGATTTCCCGGTTGATGATTTTGCAGAATAAATCGTCCACAGCACTTGCTCCATGGTGAGGGCCAGGCCGAGTGTACTCAGCCGGGCGCCGCTCGCCCAGTGGCTATTCCATGCCGGCTGGGCAATAGCGGCGGTGGATGGCCCCGGCCAGCTTGCGCACCAGCCAGCGCGGCAGCAGACGCGGGGCGAATGCCAGCCAGCGGTTGCGCCGGCCGGGCATAATCAGTGCGCGGTTCTTGTCCAGTGCACGTACGGTGTACAGCGCCACTTCCTCGGGGCTGAGGCAGCGGGGTTTGCCATCCAGCCGGGCTATGCGCCGGCGCGCGGAACGCACCGGGCCTGGGCACAGCACCGAAACCTTGATACCGGTACGCTTGAGTTCTTCGCGCAGTGCCTGCGAGAAGCTCAGCACGTAGGCCTTGCTGGCGGCATAGGCCGCCATCCATGGGCCGGGTGCTACCCCAGCCAGGCCGGCAACGTTGAGAATTTGCCCGCCGCCTTGCACGGCCATCAGGTTGCCAATGGCGTGGCATAGCCGGCTCAGGGCCAGCACGTTGACTTCCAGCAGGTCCTGTTCGTCGGCCCATTCATGGGCCAGGAATGGCCCGTAGGTGCGCAGGCCAGCACAATTGACCAACAGGTCGATGCGCCGCTCGCCTTCTTCCAGCTCCAGCACGAAGCCCGACAAGCGTAGCGGCTGGCTGAGGTCGCAGGCGCGAAACAGCACCTCGACACCGAAACGCTGGGTCAGTTCGATGGCCACCGGCTCCAGCGTTTCACGTTGGCGTGCCACCAGGATCAGGTTGCGCCCGCGCCGCGCCAGGGCTTCCGCCAGGGCTAAGCCCAGGCCGCTGGAAGCACCAGTGATCATGGCGTAACGGGTCATGCAGGGCTCCTGGGGGCTAAAGAGGGCGCCTAGTGTACAGCTTGGCCGGGCAAGGTGTTGCCTTTTGCTACAGGGCGCGGGCGTGCAGCGCCTGGCAGCGTTGCAGGGCGTGCCGGTACTCGTTGTGCAGCCGTTCGATCAACGCGCTGGCACTGGGCAGGTCGTCGATACTGCCGACGCCTTGGCCCGCTGACCACACGGTCTTCCAGGCCTTGGCTTCGTCGTCGATCGGTTTCAGCTTGCCAGGCTCGTGCCCGCCCTTGAGCGCATTCATGTCGTAGCCAGCCTGCTCCAGGCTCGGGCGCAGGAAACTGGCGGGGATGCCAGACACCGCCGCGGTGTGGATGATGTCGGCGGCATGGGCATCGAGCAGCATTTGCTTGTAGGCACTCTGGGCCTGGCTTTCTGCCGTGGCGATGAAGCGCGTGCCCATGTACGCCAGGTCGGCGCCTAGCATTTGTGCGGCCAGGATCTCGTGGCCGTGGTTGAGGCAGCCGGCCAGCAGCAGGGTCTTGTCGAAGAACTGGCGAATCTCGGCGGCCAGGGCAAACGGGCTGCAGGTGCCGGCATGGCCGCCTGCGCCCGCCGCCACAGCGATCAGGCCATCGACACCCGCCGCGGCAGCCTTCTCGGCATGGCGACGCGTGGTGACATCGTGGAACACCAGGCCGCCGTACCCGTGCACGGCATCGACTACTTCCTTCACTGCGCCCAAGCTGGTGATAACGATTGGCACACGGTGTTCCACGCACAAGGCCAGGTCGGCCTGCAGGCGCGGGTTGGTGGGGTGAACGATCAGGTTGACGGCATACGGCGCTGGCGCCTGCAGTTGCGCCAGGCCTGCCTCGATTTCTTCCAGCCAGGCCTTGAACCCGGCGCTGTCGCGCTGGTTCAGGGCGGGAAAGCTACCGACCACGCCGCCGGCGCAGCAGGCTAGCACCAGGGTTGGGTTGGAAATCAGGAACATCGGAGCGGCAACCAGGGGCAAGCGCAGGCGTTGTTCGAGCGAGGCGGGTAGCGACATGGCAAGGCTCCTTGAGCGGGGTGGCTCGGTCAGAACGGTTTGACCACCACCAGGATGACGATACCCAGCAGGAACAGCACGGGCACTTCGTTGAACCAGCGATAGTAGACATGGCTGCGGGTGTTGCTGCCGCTGGCGAAGCGCTTGCGCTGCGCGCCGCACATGTGATGGTAGACGGTCAGCAAGATGACCAGGGTGAGCTTGGCGTGCAGCCAGCCCTGGCTGAGCCAGCCGGGGGTGAGGTAGAGCATCCACGCACCGAACACGTAGGTGGCGATCATCGCCGGGTTCATGATGCCGCGGAACAGCTTGCGCTCCATGGTCACGAAGCGGTCCTGGCTGATGCTGTCCTGGCTCTGGGCGTGGTAGACGAACAGCCGCGGCAGGTAGAACAGGCCGGCAAACCAGCAGACCACGCTGACGATATGCAGCGCTTTGATCCATAGGTAAAGCATGGAGGGAGTTCCTTCAGGTAATCACGGTCGTCAGATAGTAGTGGTCAGGCGCCCGAAGGGTCACCCGAAGAGTTGTTACAGGCGCCTTGCGCCCCTATTATCGTGCGCTTTCCAGACGGCTCGTTGATAAGGGGCAAGCGTTATGATCAAGGTCGGTATCGTCGGCGGCACGGGTTACACCGGCGTCGAACTGTTGCGTCTGCTGGCACAGCATCCACAGGCCGAAGTGGCGGTCATCACTTCGCGCTCCGAGGCGGGCGTGGCGGTGGCGGACATGTACCCGAACCTGCGCGGCCACTATGACGGGCTGGCGTTCAGCGTGCCGGACAGCAAGGCTCTGGCCGCCTGCGATGTGGTGTTCTTCGCCACGCCGCACGGTGTTGCCCATGCCCTGGCTGGCGAACTGCTGGCTGCCGGTACCAAGGTGATCGACCTGTCGGCCGACTTCCGCCTGCAGGATGCTGCCGAATGGGGCAAGTGGTATGGCCAGCCGCACGGTGCGCCAGAGCTGCTGAAGGACGCGGTGTACGGCCTGCCTGAAGTTAACCGCGAGAAGATCCGCCAGGCGCGCCTGATCGCCGTGCCCGGTTGTTACCCGACTGCCACCCAGCTGGGCTTCCTGCCGCTGCTGGAAGCCGGCCTGGCCGACCCGTCGCGCCTGATCGCCGATTGCAAATCGGGTGTCAGCGGTGCTGGCCGTGGTGCGGCAGTGGGTTCGCTGTTCTGCGAAGCCGGCGAAAGCATGAAGGCCTACGCGGTCAAGGGCCATCGCCACCTGCCGGAAATCAGCCAGGGCCTGCGCCTGGCCGCTGGCAGGGACATCGGCCTGACCTTCGTGCCACACCTGACGCCAATGATCCGCGGTATCCACGCCACGTTGTACGCCACTGTTGCCGACACTTCGGTCGACCTGCAGGCGCTGTTCGAGAAGCGCTACGCCGATGAACCGTTCGTCGACGTGATGCCAGCGGGCAGCCACCCAGAAACCCGTAGCGTGCGTGGTGCCAACGTCTGCCGTATTGCCGTTCATCGTCCGCAGGGTGGTGACTTGGTAGTGGTGCTGTCGGTGATTGACAACCTGGTCAAGGGCGCGTCCGGTCAGGCGGTACAGAACCTGAACATCCTGTTCGGTCTGGACGAGCGCATGGGCCTGTCCCACGCGGGCTTGCTGCCCTGACAGCAGCCCAAGCTACTAGCCGCAAGCTGCAAGTGAGTATATTGCTTGCAGCTTGTAGCTTGCTGCTTACGTATTGTTGACCAATTTTCTCGGGAAAGCGGATAATGCGCGTCATCGAGTTTTATGGCGGCTACCGCGCCGGGAGAATCAACATGAGCGTCGAAACCTTCACCCCTACTGGTCTGGAATTCACCCAAGGGGCAGCCCAGAAGGTGAAGAACCTGGTCAACGAGGAAGGCAATGAGCGTCTGAAGCTGCGGGTGTTCGTGACCGGTGGTGGTTGCTCGGGCTTCCAGTACGGTTTCACCTTCGATGAAGACGTGGCCGAAGACGACACCATCGTCGAGCGTGAAGGTGTTTCACTGGTGGTCGACCCCATGAGCTTTCAGTACTTGGCTGGTGCCGAAGTGGACTACCAGGAAGGCCTGGAAGGCTCGCGCTTCGTGATCAAGAACCCGAACGCTGCCACTACTTGTGGCTGCGGGTCTTCGTTCTCGATCTGAGCCCTGACCCTATGAGAACGCCGCGCATTTGCGCGGCGTTTTGCTTTCTGGGGAGTGATTAAGCCGGATAGATCGCGCCCAGTACCCGCGGGCCCCTGGCTGCGGTGACGCTGGGGCGGTTAGCGGCGATGCCTTCCAGGCAGCAGTGGGCCAGCCAGGCGAAGGCCATGGCCTCGACCCAATCCGGGTCGATGCCATGGGCTGCGGTGCTGGCGACACGGGCCTCGGGTAGCAACTGGCCGAGGCGAGCCATCAGGGCGTCATTTTGCGCACCGCCACCGCACACCAGCAGCGCTTCGGTGCCCCGCTGGGCGTTGCTCAGCGAGTCGATGATGCTGCGTGCAGTCAGCTCCAGCAATGTCGCCTGTACATCCTCGTCGCGGTAAACCGG
Proteins encoded:
- the coq7 gene encoding 2-polyprenyl-3-methyl-6-methoxy-1,4-benzoquinone monooxygenase — protein: MATERHYSPLDRLLLQADTAMRTLLPFSGQPARPSPAIVQPDVDLDDQQARHVAGLMRINHTGEVCAQALYQGQALTAKLPEVRKAMEHAAEEEVDHLAWCEQRIRQLNSHPSVLNPLFYGMSFGIGALAGLVSDKVSLGFVAATEHQVCKHLDEHLEQIPQQDEKSRAILEQMRIDEEQHAESALEAGGYRFPAPVRFGMSLLAKVMTKSTYRI
- a CDS encoding histidine triad nucleotide-binding protein, coding for MDDLFCKIINREIPAKIIYEDDQVLAFHDIAPQAPVHFLVIPKKHIRTLNDLTEEDKGLAGHILFTAQRLARELGCEEGFRVVMNCNEQGGQTVYHIHMHVLGQRQMHWPPG
- a CDS encoding SDR family oxidoreductase, which translates into the protein MTRYAMITGASSGLGLALAEALARRGRNLILVARQRETLEPVAIELTQRFGVEVLFRACDLSQPLRLSGFVLELEEGERRIDLLVNCAGLRTYGPFLAHEWADEQDLLEVNVLALSRLCHAIGNLMAVQGGGQILNVAGLAGVAPGPWMAAYAASKAYVLSFSQALREELKRTGIKVSVLCPGPVRSARRRIARLDGKPRCLSPEEVALYTVRALDKNRALIMPGRRNRWLAFAPRLLPRWLVRKLAGAIHRRYCPAGME
- a CDS encoding nitronate monooxygenase family protein, translated to MSLPASLEQRLRLPLVAAPMFLISNPTLVLACCAGGVVGSFPALNQRDSAGFKAWLEEIEAGLAQLQAPAPYAVNLIVHPTNPRLQADLALCVEHRVPIVITSLGAVKEVVDAVHGYGGLVFHDVTTRRHAEKAAAAGVDGLIAVAAGAGGHAGTCSPFALAAEIRQFFDKTLLLAGCLNHGHEILAAQMLGADLAYMGTRFIATAESQAQSAYKQMLLDAHAADIIHTAAVSGIPASFLRPSLEQAGYDMNALKGGHEPGKLKPIDDEAKAWKTVWSAGQGVGSIDDLPSASALIERLHNEYRHALQRCQALHARAL
- the hemJ gene encoding protoporphyrinogen oxidase HemJ; translated protein: MLYLWIKALHIVSVVCWFAGLFYLPRLFVYHAQSQDSISQDRFVTMERKLFRGIMNPAMIATYVFGAWMLYLTPGWLSQGWLHAKLTLVILLTVYHHMCGAQRKRFASGSNTRSHVYYRWFNEVPVLFLLGIVILVVVKPF
- the argC gene encoding N-acetyl-gamma-glutamyl-phosphate reductase, translating into MIKVGIVGGTGYTGVELLRLLAQHPQAEVAVITSRSEAGVAVADMYPNLRGHYDGLAFSVPDSKALAACDVVFFATPHGVAHALAGELLAAGTKVIDLSADFRLQDAAEWGKWYGQPHGAPELLKDAVYGLPEVNREKIRQARLIAVPGCYPTATQLGFLPLLEAGLADPSRLIADCKSGVSGAGRGAAVGSLFCEAGESMKAYAVKGHRHLPEISQGLRLAAGRDIGLTFVPHLTPMIRGIHATLYATVADTSVDLQALFEKRYADEPFVDVMPAGSHPETRSVRGANVCRIAVHRPQGGDLVVVLSVIDNLVKGASGQAVQNLNILFGLDERMGLSHAGLLP
- the erpA gene encoding iron-sulfur cluster insertion protein ErpA; its protein translation is MSVETFTPTGLEFTQGAAQKVKNLVNEEGNERLKLRVFVTGGGCSGFQYGFTFDEDVAEDDTIVEREGVSLVVDPMSFQYLAGAEVDYQEGLEGSRFVIKNPNAATTCGCGSSFSI